The DNA window TCACAAAGCgatgtgtgttgtttttcagtGGGGTTTGACAGGGTGGACACACTCGATGTTCCTTGCCGTGTTTTAGCGGGCAGCTGTTACCTGCGAGCGGGACTGAggtgtgtgctctgtgtcaCAGGGTCATGGGCGGACCGCTCCCCCCTCCACGAGGCCGCGGCCCGAGGTCGTCTCCTCACGCTGAGACACCTGATCTCTCAGGTGGGCCGTCACCTGAGtcacaaaaaacacacctgacacattttcatctgtattcACAATCAGATAGACTGCGGCTTTTtggaattaaacaaatgcataattaaatgtgtattatggtagaagaagaaaaacatagaCTGTTGCGTTTGTCACTACAGGGGTACAATGTGGACGTGCGCACCATTGACCATGTGACTCCACTCCATGAGGCCTGTCTTGCAGACCATGTGGCCTGTGCCAGGACTCTCATCGATGCCGGTGCAAATGTAAGCGTCTTCAAAATATACTGCTCTatggcagtggtaaccaaccctgtttctggagacctaccgtcctgtaggttttcactccaaccctaacaaagcactcctcattcaacagctagagatcttgttgagttgctaattagtacagtcaggtgtgccaaactaGGGTTGAAACGAAAACCTACAGAACGatagagctccaggaacagggttggttaccactgctctagaaTGTAGCAAGTGCATGTACAATGCATATAATGCTCAACATGtacaatggtgtgtgtgtgtatgtgtgcgtgcatttttgtaaaatgaaatgaaaactctACGCTATAGGAAGATGCATTTATTAACTTCCGCCAAAATGAATGGCATAAGCTATACTCCAGTGCACGTATATAATtccttttaaattcattttaaatatgatgtgctgtgcagtgtgctgaGTGGCCAGTGCTTACCGGGGAGTGAAACGCGGTaccgtgctaacgtgctaatgtcTCCCAGGTTAATGCCACCACCATCGACGGGGTGACCCCTCTGTTCAACTCCTGCATGGCGGGCAGTGCCACGTGCACAGAGATACTCCTGGAAAACGGCGCCAGTCCTCAGACCGCCATATGTCAGCCGTCACCCATCCACGAAGCCACCAGCAAAGGTAGATCCACAGCTCACCTCCTTTACTCTCTGCATCGTTATTAACCGTGTGCTCACAGACAGATATGAAACACTCAAAAGCTCAAAGTATTGCTATTTGAGATGCAGACTGCACAGAGcattaatacattaaaacagcaggcagtgggagagagagcgagagcgagagagagagagagagttgtggCACACCTGTCATGAATCTCTCCTGCTCAGGTAAAAGTGCTTGTGTGGAGGCCCTTGTCACATGGGGGGCTGATGTGGACTATGACATTCCCCACCTGGGAACACCTCTCTTCATCGCTTGTGTGTCCAAACAGCTTCACTGCACCAGGAAGCTATTGGATAAAGGTAAATACTGCCACAAACGCCCGTTTTCCACATAGATAACTCAAATTGCAAACAGGATATAG is part of the Anguilla anguilla isolate fAngAng1 chromosome 7, fAngAng1.pri, whole genome shotgun sequence genome and encodes:
- the LOC118231383 gene encoding ankyrin repeat and SOCS box protein 5-like isoform X4 is translated as MPQVPATESSELENTSRKRALENTEDFPSKKKSWGILTSQVGFDRVDTLDVPCRVLAGSCYLRAGLRCVLCVTGSWADRSPLHEAAARGRLLTLRHLISQGYNVDVRTIDHVTPLHEACLADHVACARTLIDAGANVNATTIDGVTPLFNSCMAGSATCTEILLENGASPQTAICQPSPIHEATSKGANVQKGRFLETPLHAAAEKDCADIVRVLLEYGADVNVRNQELKRPVESAPPSSLAEGFLLLYEAMPRPLCQLCRLSIRDCIGQSRLHLIPQLQLPNRLKNFLQYR
- the LOC118231383 gene encoding ankyrin repeat and SOCS box protein 5-like isoform X5 → MSEEEEDDDDRTVWNASAVILDIDSGSWADRSPLHEAAARGRLLTLRHLISQGYNVDVRTIDHVTPLHEACLADHVACARTLIDAGANVNATTIDGVTPLFNSCMAGSATCTEILLENGASPQTAICQPSPIHEATSKGKSACVEALVTWGADVDYDIPHLGTPLFIACVSKQLHCTRKLLDKGANVQKGRFLETPLHAAAEKDCADIVRVLLEYGADVNVRNQELKRPVESAPPSSLAEGFLLLYEAMPRPLCQLCRLSIRDCIGQSRLHLIPQLQLPNRLKNFLQYR
- the LOC118231383 gene encoding ankyrin repeat and SOCS box protein 5-like isoform X1, yielding MPQVPATESSELENTSRKRALENTEDFPSKKKSWGILTSQVGFDRVDTLDVPCRVLAGSCYLRAGLRCVLCVTGSWADRSPLHEAAARGRLLTLRHLISQGYNVDVRTIDHVTPLHEACLADHVACARTLIDAGANVNATTIDGVTPLFNSCMAGSATCTEILLENGASPQTAICQPSPIHEATSKGKSACVEALVTWGADVDYDIPHLGTPLFIACVSKQLHCTRKLLDKGANVQKGRFLETPLHAAAEKDCADIVRVLLEYGADVNVRNQELKRPVESAPPSSLAEGFLLLYEAMPRPLCQLCRLSIRDCIGQSRLHLIPQLQLPNRLKNFLQYR
- the LOC118231383 gene encoding ankyrin repeat and SOCS box protein 5-like isoform X3 — protein: MPQVPATESSELENTSRKRALENTEDFPSKKKSWGILTSQGSWADRSPLHEAAARGRLLTLRHLISQGYNVDVRTIDHVTPLHEACLADHVACARTLIDAGANVNATTIDGVTPLFNSCMAGSATCTEILLENGASPQTAICQPSPIHEATSKGKSACVEALVTWGADVDYDIPHLGTPLFIACVSKQLHCTRKLLDKGANVQKGRFLETPLHAAAEKDCADIVRVLLEYGADVNVRNQELKRPVESAPPSSLAEGFLLLYEAMPRPLCQLCRLSIRDCIGQSRLHLIPQLQLPNRLKNFLQYR